In Borrelia duttonii Ly, the sequence AGCGTGGACAAATATGAAAATTATCCTTATAAAGGTTTTCCATACAAACGTGCTGTGAAATTGAGTTTTGATACTGATAGGTCTGTTTTTGTTGAGACAAGCGATGATTCTAACGTATATGGCATATGTGTTGATGTTGATGAGTATACAGAAACAGCTCAAGTTGTTCCTATTACTTCTGGTGGTTATCAAGCTTGGCTTTTTGCAAAAGACGCCACAATCAAAAGAGGCGACAAAATTAAATTTAACGATAAAGGAGAGGCAGAAAAATCTAGTGGTTCAAATACCATTTACAATGCAATTGCTTTAGAAGATACGGTATCTTTACCAAATAATACGTATCTAGTTCATGTAAAATTTGTTGGCAATAGTGTCCAATAATTCAATCGAGGAGGTTTGAAAATGGAATTATATGAAGAAGATTATTATGAACAAGAAA encodes:
- a CDS encoding DUF228 domain-containing protein: MSGKVNDVESSSQVDDTKEQADLEIESEVHVNQDSSSHTPKSRKRRGAEDVSQNLDNRFGAEKEKQYRLAYLKLKKYTKTTTEDLAVRSCAKNGFQGSADFPYILTQTISSSVDKYENYPYKGFPYKRAVKLSFDTDRSVFVETSDDSNVYGICVDVDEYTETAQVVPITSGGYQAWLFAKDATIKRGDKIKFNDKGEAEKSSGSNTIYNAIALEDTVSLPNNTYLVHVKFVGNSVQ